The following are encoded in a window of Sphaerisporangium siamense genomic DNA:
- a CDS encoding efflux RND transporter permease subunit encodes MTALARLSLANRSLVILMALVISGFGLFAIPSLKQQLLPSLSFPGAFVVAPYAGASPDIVEEQVTKPIETSFQGIAGVTEVTSTSRESLAQIQVSFEYGTDVEDAVSKLQQAVARLGAQLPDGVDPTVVAGNTDDIPVMVMAVAGAGDQRDLLGRLERVAVPELQGVAGVREASVTGAREQTVVITPDAKKMAKKGVSPAAIPELLRANGTPIPAGTLVEDGKSLTVQVGRRVATVEDLRDLYLTPQAPAAPAGAQGRQAQGQQAQQGQAQGRPGQGAAAGRAGAAVPAARPAAPKPVRLGDVATIEERPADATTVTRTNGQPSLGLAITMAPDGNAVRVSHDVRDKLPALTRSLGDGTKITVIFDQAPYVERSIEDLTTEGLLGLAFAVLVILVFLLSVRSTLVTAVSIPLSVVIALLALWAGDYSLNLLTLGALTIAIGRVVDDSIVVLENIKRHLGYGEDKRTAVLSGVREVSGAVTASTLTTVAVFLPIAFVGGLVGELFAPFAITVTVALLASLLVSLTVIPVLAYWFLKAPKLSPEQAREFRERAEAKELRSPLQRMYLPVLRFATRRRLVTLLIGFLVFAGTLALAPGLKTNFIDSSGQDTISLTQKMPAGTDLATTDAAAKKVEEVLSTEHGVASYQVNVGSGGSFGGAVGGSADRASYSVTVDEGVDTPGLETRLRDRLATLGGVGEVTVGGQGGGGFASDRAEVVLQGPDLDALTKGADAVAAAMKGITGLRDVSSNLEASVPRVEVRVDREKAAAKGLTETGVGQMVAQTFRGAPIGEVTVDGRAGDVILRSADDAPGDIAAVRDLELPTAAGPVKLSSVADVERVAGPTQITRKDGDRTASVSAAADASDLGSVTAKLTEKMKTVSLPTGVSYSIGGVSADQQEAFGQLGLAMLAAIAIVFMIMVATFRSFVQPLILLVSIPFAATGAIGLLRLTDTPLGVPALIGMLMLIGIVVTNAIVLIDLINQYREQGLGVTEAVLEGGRRRLRPILMTAVATICALTPMAIGLTGSGGFISQPLAIVVIGGLVSSTLLTLILVPTLYTMVERTKERFRRRRSSSGDRVNPGAGDEGRRREDLTVHST; translated from the coding sequence ATGACCGCTCTGGCCAGGCTCAGCCTCGCCAATCGCAGTCTCGTGATCTTGATGGCATTGGTGATCAGCGGGTTCGGCCTGTTCGCCATCCCGTCGCTGAAGCAGCAACTGCTGCCCTCGCTCTCGTTCCCGGGGGCGTTCGTCGTGGCACCGTACGCGGGGGCGTCGCCCGACATCGTCGAAGAGCAGGTCACCAAGCCGATCGAGACGAGCTTCCAGGGCATCGCCGGGGTCACGGAGGTGACCTCGACCTCGCGGGAGAGCCTGGCGCAGATCCAGGTCTCCTTCGAGTACGGCACCGACGTCGAGGACGCGGTGAGCAAGCTGCAGCAGGCGGTGGCCCGGCTCGGCGCGCAGCTGCCCGACGGCGTGGATCCCACGGTGGTCGCGGGCAACACCGATGACATCCCGGTGATGGTCATGGCCGTCGCGGGCGCCGGCGACCAGCGCGACCTGCTCGGCCGGCTGGAGCGCGTGGCGGTCCCCGAGCTGCAGGGCGTGGCCGGCGTGCGCGAGGCGTCGGTGACGGGGGCGCGCGAGCAGACGGTGGTCATCACGCCGGACGCGAAGAAGATGGCCAAGAAGGGCGTGTCGCCCGCGGCGATCCCCGAGCTGCTGCGCGCCAACGGCACGCCGATCCCGGCGGGCACCCTGGTGGAGGACGGCAAGTCGCTGACGGTGCAGGTCGGGCGGCGCGTCGCCACGGTCGAGGACCTGCGCGACCTGTACCTGACGCCGCAGGCCCCGGCCGCCCCGGCGGGCGCCCAGGGCCGGCAGGCCCAGGGGCAGCAGGCACAGCAGGGCCAGGCGCAGGGGCGTCCCGGTCAGGGGGCCGCCGCCGGTAGGGCGGGGGCGGCGGTTCCGGCCGCGCGGCCCGCGGCGCCCAAGCCGGTGCGGCTCGGCGACGTGGCCACGATCGAGGAGCGCCCCGCCGACGCCACGACGGTCACCCGGACGAACGGGCAGCCGAGCCTCGGCCTGGCGATCACCATGGCGCCGGACGGCAACGCGGTCCGCGTCTCGCACGACGTCCGCGACAAGCTGCCCGCCCTGACCCGCTCACTGGGCGACGGCACGAAGATCACGGTGATCTTCGACCAGGCGCCCTACGTGGAGCGGTCGATCGAGGACCTGACGACCGAGGGCCTGCTCGGCCTGGCGTTCGCCGTGCTGGTCATCCTGGTGTTCCTGCTGTCGGTGCGCTCGACGCTCGTCACGGCGGTGTCGATCCCGCTGTCGGTGGTGATCGCGCTGCTCGCGCTGTGGGCCGGCGACTACTCGCTGAACCTGTTGACGCTGGGCGCGCTGACGATCGCGATCGGCCGCGTGGTGGACGACTCCATCGTGGTGCTGGAGAACATCAAGCGCCACCTCGGGTACGGCGAGGACAAGCGCACCGCGGTGCTGAGCGGCGTGCGCGAGGTCAGCGGCGCGGTGACGGCCTCCACCCTCACCACCGTGGCGGTGTTCCTGCCGATCGCGTTCGTGGGCGGCCTGGTCGGCGAGCTGTTCGCGCCGTTCGCGATCACGGTGACGGTGGCGCTGCTGGCGTCCCTGCTGGTGTCGCTGACGGTGATCCCCGTGCTGGCGTACTGGTTCCTCAAGGCGCCGAAGCTGTCGCCCGAGCAGGCGCGGGAGTTCCGCGAGCGCGCCGAGGCCAAGGAACTGCGCAGCCCGCTGCAGCGGATGTACCTGCCGGTGCTGAGGTTCGCGACGCGGCGGCGGCTGGTCACGCTGCTGATCGGCTTCCTGGTGTTCGCGGGCACGCTGGCGCTGGCGCCGGGGCTGAAGACCAACTTCATCGACTCCTCGGGCCAGGACACGATCTCGCTGACGCAGAAGATGCCGGCGGGCACGGACCTGGCCACCACCGACGCGGCGGCCAAGAAGGTCGAGGAGGTCCTGTCCACCGAGCACGGTGTCGCCTCCTACCAGGTCAACGTCGGCTCCGGCGGCTCGTTCGGCGGCGCGGTCGGCGGGTCGGCCGACCGGGCGTCGTACTCGGTCACCGTGGACGAGGGCGTGGACACCCCGGGGCTGGAGACCCGGCTGCGCGACCGGCTCGCGACGCTCGGCGGCGTCGGCGAGGTCACGGTCGGCGGGCAGGGCGGCGGCGGCTTCGCCTCCGACCGCGCCGAGGTCGTCCTGCAGGGCCCGGACCTGGACGCGCTGACGAAGGGCGCCGACGCGGTGGCGGCGGCCATGAAGGGCATCACGGGCCTGCGCGACGTGTCCTCCAACCTGGAGGCGAGCGTGCCGCGCGTCGAGGTGCGCGTCGACAGGGAGAAGGCGGCGGCCAAGGGCCTGACCGAGACCGGGGTCGGCCAGATGGTGGCGCAGACGTTCCGCGGCGCGCCGATCGGCGAGGTCACCGTGGACGGCCGGGCCGGCGACGTCATCCTGCGCTCGGCCGACGACGCCCCCGGGGACATCGCCGCGGTGCGCGACCTGGAGCTGCCGACCGCGGCGGGCCCGGTGAAGCTGTCCAGTGTGGCCGACGTGGAGCGGGTCGCGGGTCCGACGCAGATCACCCGCAAGGACGGCGACCGCACCGCCTCGGTGTCGGCGGCGGCCGATGCCAGCGATCTCGGCAGCGTCACCGCCAAGCTGACCGAGAAGATGAAGACGGTCTCGCTGCCCACCGGGGTGAGCTACAGCATCGGCGGCGTGAGCGCCGACCAGCAGGAGGCCTTCGGCCAGCTCGGCCTGGCCATGCTGGCCGCGATCGCCATCGTCTTCATGATCATGGTGGCGACGTTCCGCAGCTTCGTGCAGCCGCTGATCCTGCTGGTGTCCATCCCGTTCGCCGCGACGGGCGCGATCGGCCTGCTGCGGCTGACCGACACCCCGCTAGGCGTCCCGGCGCTGATCGGCATGCTCATGCTGATCGGCATCGTGGTCACCAACGCGATCGTGCTGATCGACCTGATCAACCAGTACCGCGAACAGGGCCTCGGCGTGACCGAGGCCGTCCTGGAGGGCGGCAGGCGCCGCCTGCGCCCGATCCTGATGACCGCGGTCGCCACGATCTGCGCCCTGACCCCGATGGCGATCGGCCTGACCGGCTCGGGAGGCTTCATCTCCCAGCCCCTGGCCATCGTGGTCATCGGCGGCCTGGTCTCCTCGACCCTGCTGACCCTGATCCTGGTCCCGACCCTGTACACCATGGTCGAACGCACCAAGGAACGCTTCCGCCGCCGCCGGTCTTCTTCCGGCGATCGAGTGAATCCGGGTGCCGGAGACGAGGGACGACGAAGAGAAGATCTCACCGTCCATTCGACGTGA
- a CDS encoding ArsI/CadI family heavy metal resistance metalloenzyme — protein MSRVQLALRVSDLEGSIAFYSELFGVEPAKRREGYANFAIAEPPLKLVLIEGEAGQETRLDHLGVEVSSSDEVTAATERLKEAGLATFEENDTSCCYALQDKVWVHGPGREPWEVYVVKADADTLGKSAQFSSAPAAPCVCGSPAEQSVDDREVAPSAKTGCC, from the coding sequence ATGTCCCGCGTCCAGCTCGCCCTGCGCGTCTCCGACCTGGAAGGCTCAATCGCCTTCTACTCCGAACTTTTCGGCGTCGAACCGGCCAAGCGCCGCGAGGGATACGCCAACTTCGCCATCGCCGAGCCGCCGCTGAAACTCGTCCTGATCGAGGGGGAGGCCGGACAGGAGACCCGCTTGGACCACCTGGGGGTTGAGGTCTCCTCCAGCGACGAGGTCACCGCCGCGACGGAGCGGCTGAAGGAGGCGGGCCTGGCCACCTTCGAGGAGAACGACACCTCCTGCTGCTACGCCCTGCAGGACAAGGTGTGGGTCCACGGCCCCGGCCGAGAGCCGTGGGAGGTGTATGTGGTGAAGGCCGACGCCGACACCCTCGGCAAGTCCGCCCAGTTCTCTAGTGCCCCCGCCGCGCCCTGCGTGTGCGGCTCCCCGGCCGAGCAGAGCGTCGACGACCGAGAGGTGGCACCCTCCGCGAAAACCGGTTGTTGCTGA
- a CDS encoding ArsR/SmtB family transcription factor, translated as MSKQRPPVIQPLASDTGSAACCTPLACEPLGQAEAEELAPLFKAIADPVRLRLLSLIACHEGGEACVCDLTDAFEVTAPTISHHLKVLRNAGLIDCERRGTWVYYWINPGTLERLSAILGPRVVAAA; from the coding sequence ATGTCGAAACAACGGCCGCCGGTCATCCAGCCTCTGGCGAGCGACACCGGCAGCGCGGCCTGTTGTACGCCGCTGGCCTGCGAGCCTCTCGGTCAGGCCGAGGCCGAAGAGCTGGCCCCGCTGTTCAAGGCCATCGCCGACCCGGTGCGGCTGCGGCTGCTGTCCCTCATCGCCTGCCACGAGGGCGGCGAGGCGTGCGTGTGCGACCTGACCGACGCCTTCGAGGTGACCGCGCCGACCATCAGCCACCATTTGAAGGTCCTTCGCAACGCGGGCCTGATCGACTGCGAGCGGCGCGGCACCTGGGTCTACTACTGGATCAACCCCGGAACGCTGGAGCGGTTGTCGGCGATCCTGGGGCCGCGCGTGGTGGCGGCGGCATGA